A region from the Polaribacter sp. Hel1_33_78 genome encodes:
- the gatB/aspS gene encoding bifunctional amidotransferase subunit GatB/aspartate--tRNA ligase AspS — MELEQLNKLLQAHDLELVIGLETHVRLNTNSKLFCSCANQEIEKPNQNICSVCTGQMGVLPSLNKEAIKKAIYFGKAVKSTFNNEVISWDRKHYEYPDNPKNIQITQFHNPIIPDGEVSCFRNDGSQFTVNLTQVHIEEDAAKLIHEKKVSLVDFNKAGVPLIEIVTEPCIRNIEDASTYAQYIQRIVQNLKISEANLEKGEFKSDVSVSLRKKHSYNLNPRTEIKNLNSFKFMVEALKEEIEKQLNYYIENREFRPEQTTVLWDADLKQTKTMRTKEFEADYRFISEPDLPLVNIKQVVENIEVDLSALPFAVESILIKGGVLPQDAKFFTADSLRSKTFVAINNVIKDPSFVAKTLVNNIGAEEYANIHSVAHLTEIFQLFKEEKITAVLIQNGIISYLKDRTFDYKKYFEDNTISEDKIKDAVQKVIAKNEIIANDIKAGNLGKAGILVGKVIAIIGKGASGKVIRQEILNSLSDEAANEKAYPKKEQTTRNGAKQKTKIEEETLPEIPIIIKEEYRTHKISQLSENSINEEITLSGWVASVRDHGELIFIDLRDSSNQIFQVRLSRETFPNLDELVKLKPETVIMVAGIVVQRNEDDYNAGLRTGKIELETAALEILNLSKTLPFEIKRATKTNENVRFQYKFLDHRNDDVRKAIVNRHKVIKLLRDILDEEEFLEIETPILTAGTDEGAREFIVPTRKQAGSFYTLPQAPQQFKQMLMVGGFEKYFQIARCFRDEDSRGDRQPEFTQLDIEMAYASMQQIIDLNTKMFNEVVKKIYGKKWILQPFEVITYKNAMDKYGCDRPDLRYGLQMQDITDIVKDTTFQVFSKPIDDGGIVKCIKVSAKEQGNKRMSKGQIENLTAIAQQNGLGGLAYIIVNENDLQSPIIKFLGEEIAANIIIATDAQIGDIVFFSAADYATANKALDAVRQEMGRILKLINPKELRPAWVVDFPMFEKTDEGRWTFTHNPFSMPAIYDLEKHLNGDREEIGTIIAQQYDLILNGYEIGGGSVRAHKAEILEATYKNMGYNKEEMMKSVGTMYKAFQYGAPPHGGIAWGVDRLMMILEKKASIREVMAFPKTGTSEDLLFNAPSILSDKKVEEMNVKIIRN; from the coding sequence ATGGAACTAGAGCAATTAAATAAATTACTACAAGCCCACGATCTAGAGCTAGTAATTGGACTAGAAACCCATGTTCGATTAAATACAAACTCTAAGTTATTTTGTTCTTGTGCAAATCAAGAAATAGAAAAACCTAATCAGAACATATGTTCTGTTTGTACTGGCCAAATGGGAGTTTTACCTTCCCTTAATAAAGAAGCTATTAAGAAGGCTATTTATTTTGGAAAAGCAGTGAAATCTACTTTTAATAATGAAGTGATTTCTTGGGATAGAAAACATTACGAATATCCAGACAATCCAAAGAACATTCAAATTACGCAGTTTCACAACCCCATAATTCCAGATGGTGAAGTTTCTTGTTTTAGAAATGATGGTTCTCAATTTACCGTAAATTTAACGCAAGTTCACATTGAAGAAGATGCGGCTAAATTAATACACGAAAAGAAAGTTTCTTTAGTTGATTTCAACAAAGCTGGAGTTCCGTTAATCGAGATTGTAACAGAACCGTGTATTCGTAATATTGAAGACGCTTCAACATATGCACAATACATTCAGCGAATTGTTCAGAATTTAAAAATATCTGAAGCAAACCTTGAAAAGGGAGAATTTAAGTCTGATGTTTCTGTATCACTTCGTAAAAAACATAGCTATAATTTAAATCCTCGTACAGAAATTAAAAACTTGAATTCGTTTAAGTTTATGGTGGAAGCTTTAAAGGAAGAAATTGAAAAGCAACTAAATTATTATATAGAGAATAGAGAATTTAGACCCGAACAGACTACGGTTTTATGGGATGCTGACTTAAAGCAAACCAAAACGATGCGTACAAAAGAGTTTGAAGCTGATTATAGATTTATTTCTGAACCAGACTTACCTCTTGTAAACATTAAACAAGTTGTAGAAAATATCGAAGTTGATTTAAGCGCGTTACCTTTTGCCGTTGAATCTATTTTGATAAAAGGTGGCGTTTTACCACAAGATGCAAAATTTTTTACCGCAGATTCTTTGCGTTCAAAAACTTTTGTTGCTATTAATAATGTAATCAAAGACCCTTCTTTTGTTGCAAAAACATTAGTCAATAATATTGGGGCAGAGGAATATGCAAACATTCATAGCGTAGCCCACTTAACTGAAATTTTTCAGTTATTTAAGGAAGAAAAAATTACAGCAGTTTTAATCCAAAACGGAATTATAAGTTACTTAAAAGACAGAACTTTTGATTACAAAAAGTACTTTGAAGACAACACAATTTCTGAGGATAAAATCAAAGACGCTGTTCAAAAAGTAATTGCAAAAAATGAGATAATTGCCAACGATATTAAAGCTGGCAACCTTGGTAAAGCAGGAATTCTTGTAGGTAAAGTAATTGCTATTATTGGAAAAGGAGCTTCAGGTAAAGTTATTAGACAAGAAATTTTAAATTCTCTTTCTGATGAAGCTGCAAATGAAAAAGCATATCCTAAGAAAGAACAAACTACAAGGAATGGTGCAAAGCAAAAAACAAAAATAGAAGAAGAAACACTCCCTGAAATTCCAATTATCATAAAAGAAGAATACAGAACACATAAAATTTCTCAGTTATCAGAAAATTCAATTAACGAAGAAATAACTTTGTCAGGTTGGGTGGCAAGTGTTCGTGATCATGGAGAATTAATTTTTATTGATTTACGCGATTCAAGTAACCAAATTTTTCAAGTACGCTTAAGTAGGGAAACGTTTCCTAACTTGGATGAACTTGTAAAACTAAAACCGGAAACTGTAATAATGGTTGCGGGAATTGTAGTTCAAAGAAATGAAGATGATTATAACGCAGGTTTAAGAACTGGTAAAATTGAATTAGAGACAGCTGCTTTAGAAATATTAAACTTATCTAAAACGCTTCCTTTTGAAATAAAAAGAGCGACTAAAACAAATGAAAATGTTCGTTTTCAATACAAATTTTTAGATCATAGAAATGATGATGTTCGAAAAGCAATTGTAAATCGTCATAAAGTAATTAAACTTTTACGAGATATCTTGGACGAAGAAGAATTCTTAGAGATTGAAACACCAATTTTAACCGCAGGTACAGATGAAGGAGCAAGAGAATTTATTGTTCCTACAAGAAAACAAGCGGGTTCTTTTTATACTTTGCCGCAAGCTCCGCAGCAGTTTAAGCAAATGCTAATGGTTGGTGGATTTGAAAAATATTTTCAAATTGCACGTTGTTTTAGAGATGAAGATTCGCGTGGAGATCGTCAACCAGAATTTACGCAATTAGACATTGAAATGGCTTACGCAAGTATGCAGCAAATCATAGATTTAAACACGAAAATGTTTAATGAAGTTGTAAAAAAAATCTATGGTAAAAAATGGATTCTACAACCTTTTGAAGTGATCACTTACAAAAATGCGATGGATAAATATGGTTGTGATAGACCAGATTTACGTTATGGATTGCAAATGCAAGATATTACAGATATTGTAAAAGACACAACATTTCAAGTTTTCAGCAAACCTATTGATGATGGAGGAATTGTAAAATGCATCAAAGTTTCTGCAAAAGAACAAGGAAACAAACGCATGTCTAAAGGTCAAATTGAAAACTTAACTGCCATTGCACAACAAAATGGCTTAGGTGGTTTGGCATATATAATTGTAAATGAAAATGATTTACAATCGCCAATTATTAAGTTTTTAGGGGAAGAAATTGCCGCCAACATTATAATAGCAACTGATGCTCAAATTGGTGATATTGTCTTTTTCTCAGCAGCAGATTATGCAACAGCAAACAAGGCTTTAGATGCTGTTCGCCAAGAAATGGGCCGCATTTTAAAACTAATCAATCCTAAAGAATTACGCCCAGCTTGGGTCGTAGATTTTCCAATGTTTGAAAAAACAGATGAGGGAAGATGGACATTTACACACAATCCATTTTCCATGCCTGCAATCTATGATTTAGAAAAGCACCTGAATGGAGATAGAGAAGAAATTGGAACCATCATTGCTCAACAATATGATTTAATATTGAATGGTTATGAAATTGGCGGAGGTTCAGTTCGCGCGCACAAAGCAGAAATTTTAGAAGCAACCTATAAAAATATGGGGTACAACAAAGAAGAAATGATGAAAAGTGTTGGAACCATGTATAAAGCATTTCAATATGGAGCACCTCCTCATGGTGGAATTGCTTGGGGTGTAGATCGTTTAATGATGATCTTAGAAAAGAAAGCCTCTATAAGAGAGGTAATGGCCTTTCCTAAAACAGGAACTTCTGAAGATTTACTTTTCAATGCTCCTTCTATTTTATCGGATAAAAAAGTAGAAGAAATGAATGTGAAAATTATAAGAAATTAG
- a CDS encoding amidase family protein, whose amino-acid sequence MESQIHKIHQQLVNKKITCTALVQERLDLLKLNTHNTVNSILDEIALKLATKVDAKIKNGEEIGLLEGIPFGIKDVFMLQGTCATASSDLLKNYKSPYTATAIQKLLDAGAIPLVKENCDSFGHGSSSENTIFGAVKNAIDPTLVAGGSSGGSAVNVAKDFTVFSIGGDTGGSIRQPAGYNNVFGFKPTYGRISRFGLMAYASSTDCVGPIAKSIEDIRIVLNVMSGKDSKDQTTNQSKSISQESIVNADDIKTVGYFKNFIENDAIDSEIKTAFLTSIAKIKAQGIQVKELDFFESETLVSAYYTLAMAETASNLSRLDGTNYGHRIEGANLKESYSITRSENFSEETKRRIVGGNQVLSQGFSDEIYLKGLNLRDQIAENFEKDFKEVDVILSPVTPNKPPKIGESLKDPLSMYLSDAFTVGFSLGQLPTITVPQGTATGLQITAAKNKDKLVLKFANFLKDTI is encoded by the coding sequence ATGGAATCTCAAATACATAAAATTCATCAGCAATTGGTGAATAAAAAAATTACTTGTACAGCATTAGTGCAAGAAAGATTAGATTTATTAAAATTGAATACTCATAATACCGTGAATTCAATTTTAGATGAAATCGCTTTAAAATTAGCAACAAAAGTGGATGCTAAAATTAAAAACGGAGAAGAAATTGGTTTGTTAGAAGGAATCCCGTTCGGAATTAAAGACGTATTCATGCTGCAAGGTACTTGCGCAACCGCAAGTTCTGATTTATTAAAAAATTACAAATCTCCATATACGGCAACGGCCATTCAAAAATTGCTAGATGCTGGCGCAATTCCATTAGTAAAAGAAAATTGCGATAGCTTTGGGCATGGTTCATCATCTGAAAACACCATTTTTGGAGCTGTGAAAAATGCCATAGACCCTACTTTAGTTGCAGGAGGCTCAAGTGGAGGCTCTGCAGTAAATGTTGCAAAAGACTTCACTGTTTTTTCTATCGGCGGAGACACAGGAGGTTCTATTCGCCAACCTGCAGGTTATAATAATGTTTTCGGTTTTAAGCCAACGTATGGTAGAATTTCACGTTTTGGATTGATGGCCTACGCATCCTCAACAGATTGTGTGGGACCGATAGCAAAATCTATAGAAGATATTAGAATTGTATTGAATGTAATGAGCGGAAAAGACTCCAAAGATCAAACTACAAATCAATCTAAAAGCATCTCACAAGAATCGATTGTGAATGCTGATGATATAAAAACAGTTGGGTATTTTAAGAACTTTATAGAAAATGATGCCATTGATTCAGAAATAAAAACAGCTTTTTTAACCTCCATAGCGAAGATAAAAGCGCAAGGAATTCAAGTAAAAGAATTAGATTTCTTTGAATCAGAGACCCTAGTTTCTGCTTATTACACATTAGCAATGGCGGAAACTGCGTCTAATTTATCAAGACTAGATGGCACAAATTATGGTCATAGAATTGAAGGTGCTAATTTAAAAGAATCGTATTCAATAACGCGTTCAGAAAATTTTTCAGAAGAAACAAAACGTAGAATTGTTGGTGGAAATCAGGTGCTATCTCAAGGTTTTTCTGATGAAATTTATTTAAAAGGATTAAACTTGAGAGATCAAATTGCTGAAAATTTTGAAAAAGATTTCAAAGAAGTGGATGTTATTTTATCACCAGTCACTCCAAACAAACCCCCAAAAATCGGAGAAAGTTTAAAAGATCCTTTGTCCATGTATTTGTCAGATGCGTTTACAGTTGGTTTTAGTTTAGGACAACTGCCAACCATAACTGTACCTCAAGGAACAGCAACAGGTTTACAAATTACAGCTGCAAAAAATAAGGATAAACTCGTTTTGAAGTTTGCTAACTTCTTAAAAGATACGATATAA
- a CDS encoding anthranilate synthase component I family protein, with the protein MKKIQFKTIFKTKIADTITPVGLYLRFRDKYANTLLLESSDYHSKEESFSFIAIEPIISMKVDNYQFSVSHKGTQIDEQPINKNFYELFDKFTDSIALDCPAELKSFNGLYGYTTFDSVQYFENIQFKNKKAPSAIPEMQYSFYRFIIAINHFNDEMTLIENIEEGTESRITEIQTIIDAQAFNTQRFEIVGEETSNTTGEEFIDYVRKAKSHCKRGDVFQLVLSRQFQQKFKGDEFNVYRALRSINPSPYLFYFDYGSFKLMGSSPEAQIKISEGKAIINPIAGTFRRTGDMAEDIKLGKKLAADKKETAEHVMLVDLARNDLSKHADNVTVDVFKEVQYFSHVIHLVSTVSGKLKGNPIEIVGDTFPAGTLSGAPKYKAMKLIDKYENQTRGFYGGAVGIIGLDGSVNLAIAIRSFVSKNNVLYYQAGAGIVIHSDEEKELQEVNNKLAALKKALILAENI; encoded by the coding sequence ATGAAAAAAATACAATTTAAGACAATTTTTAAAACCAAGATAGCCGATACAATTACGCCAGTAGGCTTGTACTTGCGTTTCAGAGACAAATATGCAAATACTTTGCTTTTGGAAAGTTCAGATTATCATAGTAAAGAAGAAAGTTTTTCTTTTATAGCTATTGAACCAATTATTTCAATGAAAGTAGATAATTATCAGTTTTCGGTTTCTCATAAAGGAACACAAATTGATGAACAACCTATCAATAAAAATTTTTACGAGTTATTTGATAAATTCACAGATTCAATAGCATTAGATTGTCCTGCCGAATTAAAATCATTTAATGGTTTATACGGCTACACAACGTTCGATTCTGTTCAATATTTCGAAAATATTCAATTTAAAAACAAGAAAGCACCTTCTGCAATTCCAGAAATGCAATACAGTTTTTATCGTTTTATTATCGCTATCAATCATTTTAATGATGAAATGACCTTAATAGAAAATATTGAAGAAGGAACGGAATCTCGTATTACAGAAATTCAAACTATTATAGATGCTCAAGCATTTAATACACAGAGATTTGAAATTGTAGGAGAAGAAACTTCAAATACAACTGGAGAAGAATTTATAGATTACGTTAGAAAAGCAAAGTCGCATTGTAAAAGAGGAGATGTCTTTCAATTGGTTTTATCCCGTCAATTTCAACAAAAATTTAAAGGAGATGAATTTAATGTCTATAGAGCATTGCGTTCTATAAATCCATCACCATATTTGTTTTATTTCGATTACGGTTCATTCAAGTTGATGGGGTCTTCACCAGAAGCACAGATTAAAATTTCTGAAGGAAAAGCGATCATCAATCCAATAGCTGGTACTTTCAGAAGAACCGGTGATATGGCAGAGGATATTAAATTGGGGAAAAAATTAGCTGCAGATAAAAAGGAAACTGCAGAACACGTAATGTTGGTAGACTTAGCTCGAAATGATTTAAGTAAACATGCCGATAATGTTACTGTTGATGTATTTAAAGAAGTACAATATTTCAGTCACGTAATTCATTTGGTTTCTACAGTTTCTGGGAAGTTAAAAGGAAATCCGATTGAAATAGTTGGAGACACTTTTCCTGCAGGGACTTTAAGTGGAGCACCAAAGTACAAAGCAATGAAGTTGATTGACAAATATGAAAATCAAACTCGTGGTTTTTATGGCGGAGCAGTCGGGATTATCGGGTTAGATGGTTCTGTGAATTTGGCAATTGCAATTCGTTCTTTTGTGAGTAAAAATAATGTATTGTATTATCAGGCGGGAGCGGGAATTGTGATCCATTCCGATGAAGAAAAGGAATTACAGGAAGTAAATAATAAATTAGCAGCGTTAAAGAAAGCGCTGATTTTAGCAGAGAATATTTAG
- a CDS encoding aminodeoxychorismate/anthranilate synthase component II, whose translation MKILILDNYDSFTYNLVHMVEKITGNFPAVFRNDEISIADVGNYDMIMLSPGPGIPEEAGILKDVIKTYAGIKPIFGVCLGLQAITEVFGGNIINLEDVFHGVATEMRIADPSAIIFKDVPETFMAARYHSWAATDEGFPEEIQVTARDEDGLIQAIEHKIFPISAVQFHPESILTDVGEQLVTNFINANS comes from the coding sequence ATGAAAATATTAATCTTAGATAATTACGACTCTTTCACCTATAACTTAGTTCATATGGTGGAAAAAATCACAGGAAATTTTCCAGCAGTTTTTAGAAATGACGAAATCAGTATTGCAGATGTAGGAAACTATGATATGATTATGTTGTCTCCTGGACCTGGAATTCCAGAGGAAGCAGGAATCTTAAAAGATGTAATTAAAACGTACGCAGGAATAAAACCAATATTCGGAGTTTGTTTAGGTTTACAGGCAATTACAGAAGTTTTCGGAGGAAATATTATTAATTTAGAAGATGTTTTTCATGGAGTTGCCACAGAAATGAGGATCGCAGACCCTTCAGCCATTATTTTTAAAGATGTTCCAGAAACGTTTATGGCGGCACGTTATCATTCTTGGGCAGCAACAGATGAAGGTTTTCCAGAAGAAATACAAGTAACAGCGAGAGATGAAGATGGGTTAATTCAAGCCATTGAGCATAAAATATTTCCAATTTCAGCAGTTCAATTTCACCCAGAATCTATTTTAACAGATGTTGGTGAGCAATTGGTTACTAATTTTATCAATGCGAATTCATAA
- the trpD gene encoding anthranilate phosphoribosyltransferase encodes MKAILNKLYNHERLSKSEAKQILIDIAAEKYNDAHLASFMTVFMMRPITVQELSGFREALKELSIKVDLSDYSTIDIVGTGGDGKDTFNISTLTSFIVAGTGQKVAKHGNYSVSSQSGSSDMLASFGYQFTNDESVLKAHLEKANICFLHAPKFHPAMKAVGPTRKALALKTFFNMLGPLVNPSSPKNQLLGTFNMEIARLYNYILQEENINYGIVHALDGYDEISLTGGFKLFTKNGEQIINPEDLGQKRIQQSEIFGGNSVSDAAKIFKTILEGNGTEAQNNVVLTNAAFALKIVDETKSFETAFSEAKDSLFGLKAKQILEKLVRL; translated from the coding sequence ATGAAAGCAATTTTAAATAAATTATATAATCACGAGAGATTGTCGAAATCTGAAGCAAAACAAATATTAATAGATATTGCTGCAGAGAAATACAATGACGCACATTTAGCATCATTTATGACTGTTTTTATGATGCGTCCAATTACGGTTCAGGAACTGTCGGGTTTTAGAGAGGCTTTAAAAGAACTTTCTATAAAAGTAGATTTATCAGATTATAGTACTATTGATATCGTTGGAACCGGAGGAGATGGAAAAGATACTTTCAATATTTCAACATTAACTTCCTTTATCGTGGCAGGAACGGGTCAGAAAGTAGCAAAACACGGTAATTACTCAGTGTCTTCTCAATCTGGTTCTTCAGATATGTTAGCTAGTTTTGGGTATCAATTTACGAACGATGAAAGTGTTTTGAAGGCACATTTAGAGAAAGCAAATATTTGTTTTTTACACGCACCAAAATTTCATCCAGCGATGAAAGCTGTCGGACCAACTAGAAAAGCATTGGCTTTAAAAACGTTTTTTAATATGTTAGGACCTTTAGTAAACCCAAGTTCACCAAAAAATCAACTACTAGGAACTTTTAACATGGAAATTGCGCGTTTGTATAATTATATTTTACAGGAAGAAAATATCAATTATGGTATTGTTCATGCGTTAGATGGTTATGATGAAATATCATTAACAGGCGGATTTAAATTGTTTACTAAAAATGGAGAACAAATTATAAACCCAGAAGATTTAGGACAGAAAAGAATACAACAATCAGAAATTTTTGGAGGGAATTCAGTTTCCGATGCTGCTAAAATCTTTAAAACTATTTTAGAAGGGAACGGAACAGAAGCTCAGAATAATGTGGTGTTAACAAATGCTGCGTTTGCTTTAAAAATAGTGGATGAAACCAAGAGTTTTGAAACTGCTTTTTCAGAAGCAAAAGATTCGCTTTTCGGTTTAAAAGCAAAACAAATTTTAGAAAAATTAGTACGTCTTTAG
- the trpC gene encoding indole-3-glycerol phosphate synthase TrpC, which yields MTILDKIIAFKKKEIAKIKADVPVKKLVESPLFKREVISLKKSLLEVGSTGIIAEFKRQSPSKGIINDTATIAEVTNGYLDANIAAQSILTDTSFFGGTMADLMEARIINQQKPILRKDFIVDGFQIVEAKAIGADVILLIASCLTSEELKNYGNLATDFGMEVLYEVHSQQDLDKINDLDNKIIGINNRNLKTFKVDLDNSIKLADQIPDTSVKISESGISDPRIIMGLKEYGFQGFLIGENFMKEENPGEACQNFINHIR from the coding sequence ATGACAATTTTAGATAAAATAATAGCATTTAAAAAGAAGGAAATTGCGAAGATAAAAGCAGATGTTCCGGTAAAAAAATTAGTTGAAAGTCCTCTTTTTAAGAGAGAAGTTATTTCTTTGAAAAAATCTTTATTAGAAGTTGGTTCGACAGGGATTATAGCGGAATTTAAACGACAGTCACCATCCAAAGGTATTATAAACGATACAGCTACCATCGCAGAAGTTACCAATGGATATTTAGATGCAAATATTGCAGCACAATCTATTTTAACAGATACTTCGTTTTTTGGGGGAACCATGGCAGATTTGATGGAAGCAAGAATTATCAACCAACAAAAGCCAATTTTAAGAAAAGATTTTATTGTTGATGGATTTCAAATTGTAGAGGCAAAAGCGATTGGTGCTGATGTTATTTTACTAATTGCATCTTGTTTAACTTCCGAAGAATTAAAAAACTATGGAAACCTTGCCACAGATTTCGGAATGGAAGTTCTATATGAAGTGCACTCGCAGCAGGATTTAGACAAGATTAATGATTTGGATAATAAAATTATAGGTATTAATAATAGAAATTTAAAGACTTTTAAAGTGGATTTAGATAATTCTATAAAATTAGCGGATCAAATTCCGGATACTTCTGTAAAAATTTCTGAAAGCGGTATCTCTGACCCAAGAATTATTATGGGTTTAAAAGAATATGGTTTTCAAGGTTTTTTAATTGGTGAAAATTTTATGAAGGAAGAAAATCCAGGGGAAGCTTGTCAAAATTTTATAAATCATATTAGATAG